A genomic segment from Dehalococcoidia bacterium encodes:
- a CDS encoding beta-xylosidase: MNEQETVFSVDVAAAGTPIGRSWELAVGSGDAWSLLREDLQGQLRRAVRECGFRFLRCHGILSDQMQAVLRNRAGEIVYNWRLVDTAYDVLLGLGLRPFVELGFMPTALASGTQAVFYYRANVTPPADYDAWRQFITALVSHWRDRYGVEEIRRWYFEVWNEANLSAFWSGTKEESFRLHAETVRAIKSVDAELRTGGPASTRAEWLSDFLAYCREHAVPVEFVSTHVYPDDDDFGKVDPGYRAEFERGGYLERVVAGANAALASAVPGAAPEVHWTEWNSSWRWGRPLHDLPNQAAYICRVIHAVHAQVASFAYWTISDIFNEFPFPAASFVGGFGLLTIDGLPKPGYHAYQLLHRLGDRELPVRRDADDAASATRLDLWATRRAGMLQLLLSNYVPPGLEGRPLPVQQVAVHLGGMGAGAALQAAEWRIDDTHANGLAAWEALGRPQAPTRAQLAELSAAAELRQSGSVPLSVSSGGGAVLRLSLPPGGVAFYELAVS, encoded by the coding sequence GTGAACGAACAAGAGACGGTGTTCAGCGTTGACGTCGCCGCGGCGGGCACGCCGATCGGGCGCAGCTGGGAACTCGCCGTGGGCAGCGGCGACGCCTGGTCGCTGCTGCGCGAGGATCTGCAGGGGCAGCTGCGCCGCGCCGTGCGCGAGTGCGGCTTCCGCTTCCTGCGCTGCCACGGTATCTTGAGCGACCAGATGCAGGCGGTGCTGCGCAACCGCGCCGGCGAGATCGTCTACAACTGGCGGCTGGTGGACACGGCCTACGACGTGCTGCTCGGCCTGGGGTTGCGGCCGTTCGTGGAGCTGGGCTTCATGCCCACGGCGCTGGCCAGCGGCACGCAGGCCGTCTTCTACTACCGCGCCAACGTGACGCCGCCCGCCGACTACGACGCCTGGCGCCAGTTCATCACCGCGCTCGTTTCGCACTGGCGCGATCGCTACGGCGTCGAGGAGATCCGCCGCTGGTACTTCGAGGTCTGGAACGAGGCGAACCTCTCTGCCTTCTGGTCCGGCACCAAGGAGGAATCGTTCCGCCTGCACGCGGAGACGGTGCGGGCGATTAAATCCGTCGATGCGGAGTTGCGCACCGGCGGCCCGGCGAGCACCCGCGCCGAGTGGCTGTCCGACTTCCTCGCCTACTGCCGCGAGCACGCTGTGCCGGTGGAGTTCGTCTCCACCCACGTTTACCCGGATGACGACGACTTCGGGAAGGTGGACCCCGGCTACCGCGCCGAGTTCGAACGCGGTGGCTACCTGGAGAGAGTCGTGGCCGGCGCCAACGCAGCACTGGCGAGCGCCGTGCCGGGCGCCGCGCCGGAAGTGCACTGGACGGAGTGGAACTCGAGCTGGCGCTGGGGACGGCCACTCCACGATCTGCCGAACCAGGCGGCGTACATCTGCCGCGTGATCCACGCCGTGCACGCCCAGGTCGCCAGCTTCGCCTACTGGACGATCTCGGACATCTTCAACGAGTTCCCGTTCCCGGCGGCGAGCTTCGTCGGCGGTTTCGGCCTGCTCACGATCGACGGCCTGCCCAAGCCCGGCTACCACGCCTATCAGCTCCTGCACCGGCTGGGCGACCGCGAGCTGCCCGTCCGCCGCGACGCCGACGACGCGGCCAGCGCCACGCGGCTGGACCTCTGGGCCACGCGCCGGGCCGGCATGCTGCAACTGCTGCTCTCCAACTACGTGCCGCCCGGCCTGGAGGGACGGCCATTGCCCGTGCAGCAGGTTGCCGTTCACCTGGGCGGCATGGGCGCTGGCGCCGCGCTGCAGGCGGCAGAGTGGCGCATCGACGACACGCACGCCAACGGTCTCGCGGCATGGGAGGCGCTGGGACGGCCGCAGGCACCGACGCGCGCCCAGCTCGCCGAGCTTTCCGCCGCGGCCGAGCTGCGCCAGAGCGGCTCCGTTCCGCTCAGTGTGTCTTCCGGTGGCGGCGCGGTGCTGCGCCTCTCCCTGCCTCCGGGCGGCGTCGCCTTCTACGAGCTGGCCGTGTCCTGA